The proteins below come from a single Streptococcus canis genomic window:
- a CDS encoding helix-turn-helix transcriptional regulator encodes MQLTQRQEAIVAIVKKEEPITGEHIADLLKVTRAALRADLVVLTMLGILDAKPKVGYFYQGEGILMAAHSSIRETKVSDVMGIPLTAHQDDSVYDVIVSIFMEDSGGVFILDKNNYLCGLVSRKDLLKAAIGGGDLTKIPIGVVMTRVPNVTTVLEDTSVSQAADLLVKREVDSLPVVRLDPDFPDKMTVVGKLSKTIISRLFLEL; translated from the coding sequence ATTCAATTAACGCAGAGGCAGGAAGCTATTGTTGCCATTGTTAAAAAAGAGGAACCTATTACAGGAGAGCATATTGCAGATTTGCTCAAAGTTACGCGGGCAGCTTTGAGAGCTGATTTGGTTGTTCTGACCATGTTGGGGATTTTAGATGCTAAGCCTAAAGTGGGCTATTTTTATCAAGGAGAGGGCATTTTGATGGCTGCCCATTCTTCTATCAGAGAAACCAAGGTGTCAGACGTCATGGGTATCCCGCTAACAGCTCATCAGGACGATTCAGTTTATGATGTGATTGTTAGTATTTTTATGGAAGATAGTGGAGGGGTATTTATTTTGGATAAGAACAATTACCTTTGTGGCTTGGTGTCACGAAAGGATTTGCTCAAGGCTGCGATAGGCGGTGGGGATTTAACAAAAATACCGATTGGTGTGGTCATGACTCGGGTTCCTAATGTAACCACTGTTTTAGAAGATACTTCAGTGAGTCAGGCGGCGGATTTACTGGTCAAACGAGAGGTGGATAGCCTACCGGTGGTTCGGTTAGATCCTGATTTTCCTGATAAAATGACTGTGGTTGGAAAATTATCTAAAACAATCATCAGCCGTCTTTTTCTCGAGTTATAG
- a CDS encoding pyruvate, water dikinase regulatory protein, with amino-acid sequence MEDQLSIFIISDSLGETARALAKACIYQFPNHDHWEFRRFSYINRTDLLDKVFEEASQTTAFLMFSLVDEKLASYAEKRCQEEGFVYVDLLTNVIKAMASISGAKPLGQPGMLRRLDNHYFKRVDAIEFAVKYDDGKDPRGILKADVILLGVSRTSKTPLSMYLADKQLKVVNIPLVPEIPIPKELSQVSPKRIIGLTNSPEKLNHIRSERLKTLGVSGAANYAKMDRILEELDYADKLMKTLKCPVINVAHKAIEETASIILELLTSNGVAVVKDYDR; translated from the coding sequence ATGGAAGACCAACTATCAATTTTCATTATCTCTGATTCTCTAGGAGAGACAGCAAGGGCTCTAGCTAAGGCCTGTATTTACCAGTTTCCTAATCATGACCATTGGGAATTTCGCCGTTTTTCCTATATCAATAGGACTGATTTGCTTGACAAGGTGTTTGAGGAGGCTAGCCAAACAACAGCCTTTTTGATGTTTAGTCTGGTTGACGAGAAGCTGGCTAGCTATGCTGAAAAACGTTGTCAGGAAGAAGGGTTTGTCTATGTTGATTTGCTGACTAATGTCATTAAGGCTATGGCTAGCATTTCAGGGGCTAAGCCTTTGGGGCAGCCAGGTATGTTACGGCGTTTGGACAATCATTATTTCAAACGGGTGGATGCCATTGAATTTGCAGTTAAATATGATGATGGCAAGGATCCTAGGGGAATTCTGAAAGCTGACGTGATTTTGCTGGGAGTATCAAGAACCTCTAAAACGCCTCTTAGCATGTACCTTGCCGACAAGCAATTAAAGGTAGTCAATATCCCCTTGGTACCTGAAATTCCAATTCCCAAGGAATTGAGTCAGGTGTCTCCTAAGCGAATTATCGGATTGACTAACTCGCCGGAAAAACTCAATCATATTCGAAGCGAACGCCTGAAGACGCTGGGTGTCTCGGGCGCAGCTAATTATGCTAAAATGGACCGCATTTTGGAAGAACTGGACTATGCTGATAAGCTGATGAAAACTCTCAAGTGTCCAGTCATCAATGTGGCTCATAAGGCGATTGAGGAAACAGCAAGTATTATTTTAGAGTTGTTGACGTCAAATGGTGTAGCTGTCGTTAAAGATTACGACAGGTAA
- the ppdK gene encoding pyruvate, phosphate dikinase — MGKTFVYRFDQGHKDMCDLLGGKGANLAEMTAIGLPVPQGFTITTEACNDYYEKNGQISSLVLEQIDQALLELEQVQGKVLGSDDSPLLVSVRSGAVFSMPGMMDTILNLGLNDKSVLGLAASTQNERFAYDSYRRFIQMFSDVAMEIPKYKFEAVLDRIKEVKGYQNDTELTTDDLLAIVTEYKAIYQSEIGKAFPQNPKEQLLLAIKAVFRSWNNPRARVYRQLNDISDQLGTAVTIQSMVFGNMGADSGTGVAFTRNPATGEAVIFGEYLINAQGEDVVAGIRTPQSIATLEKEMPAIYAQFVAITKLLEKHYRDMQDVEFTIEKGKLYMLQTRNGKRTAKAAIKIAVDLVTEGLISKEEAILRIDPSQLDQLLHPTFDPKARQEALCLTKGLPASPGAASGRVYFQAEDVVAHAKQGEPCLLVRQETSPEDIEGMVSSVGILTARGGMTSHAAVVARGMGKTCVAGCSQLRVNEVAKSIEVDGRQIHEGDYLSIDGSTGAVYLGELAMTSVTVDDTYTTFMSWVDEARDMLVRTNADNPRDAQKGIDFGAEGIGLCRTEHMFFEEDRIPAVREMILADGLDDRLKALDKLLPFQRQDFYEIFKVLNGRACTIRLLDPPLHEFLPHEEKAIKDLAEQLGYPLDYLHKRIADLEEFNPMLGHRGCRLAITYPEIYQMQVKAIAQGAIKALQEGYEVRPEIMVPLISSAKELAMLRPLIEQTMQEELTALDQELAYTIGTMIEIPRACVTADDIAQYADFFSFGTNDLTQMGFGFSRDDAGKFLGEYVDRGIFDKDPFQTFDQKGIGRLFSTAVALGRSAKPELKLGICGEHGGDPAAIAFCHSQGLTYVSCSPFRVPLARLAAAQAAIKASSYSFTQDK; from the coding sequence ATGGGAAAGACATTTGTTTATCGGTTTGATCAAGGTCACAAAGACATGTGCGATTTATTAGGAGGCAAGGGAGCAAATTTGGCTGAAATGACAGCTATTGGCCTGCCTGTGCCGCAAGGGTTTACCATTACGACAGAAGCCTGTAATGATTATTATGAAAAAAACGGTCAGATCAGTTCGCTGGTGTTAGAACAAATTGATCAGGCTTTGCTGGAATTGGAGCAGGTTCAGGGGAAGGTATTAGGCAGTGACGACAGCCCGTTATTGGTTTCAGTCCGTTCAGGTGCTGTTTTTTCCATGCCTGGCATGATGGATACCATTTTAAATCTCGGATTAAATGATAAGAGTGTGCTTGGCCTTGCCGCAAGCACACAAAATGAACGTTTTGCTTATGATAGCTACCGCCGTTTCATTCAAATGTTTTCGGACGTGGCTATGGAGATTCCCAAGTACAAATTTGAAGCTGTCCTTGACCGTATCAAAGAAGTCAAGGGGTATCAAAATGATACGGAATTAACAACAGACGATTTACTGGCTATCGTGACTGAATACAAGGCTATTTATCAAAGTGAGATTGGCAAGGCTTTTCCCCAAAATCCCAAAGAGCAATTATTGCTTGCGATTAAGGCTGTTTTTCGGTCTTGGAATAATCCAAGGGCTCGTGTTTACCGTCAACTCAATGATATTTCGGACCAATTGGGAACAGCGGTGACTATCCAGTCCATGGTTTTTGGGAATATGGGAGCAGATAGTGGTACGGGAGTTGCCTTTACCCGCAATCCCGCCACAGGAGAGGCTGTTATTTTTGGAGAATATTTGATCAATGCCCAGGGAGAAGATGTGGTGGCAGGCATTCGGACGCCACAAAGTATAGCCACTCTAGAAAAAGAAATGCCAGCTATTTATGCCCAATTTGTTGCTATCACCAAGCTTCTGGAAAAACACTACCGTGACATGCAAGATGTGGAATTCACCATAGAAAAAGGCAAGCTTTATATGCTGCAGACCCGTAATGGGAAACGCACTGCCAAGGCCGCTATCAAGATTGCCGTTGATTTGGTGACAGAAGGTTTGATTAGCAAAGAAGAAGCTATTTTACGCATTGACCCTAGTCAGCTGGATCAGTTGCTTCACCCAACCTTTGACCCCAAAGCCCGTCAAGAGGCCTTGTGTCTGACTAAGGGATTACCAGCCTCACCAGGAGCTGCTTCGGGTCGTGTTTATTTCCAAGCAGAGGATGTGGTGGCTCATGCCAAACAAGGTGAACCATGTCTTTTAGTTCGTCAAGAGACGTCACCAGAAGATATTGAAGGGATGGTGAGTTCAGTTGGTATTTTAACGGCTCGCGGGGGCATGACTTCTCACGCAGCAGTGGTTGCAAGAGGTATGGGGAAAACCTGTGTGGCTGGTTGTAGTCAATTACGGGTTAATGAAGTAGCAAAAAGCATTGAAGTAGACGGTAGACAGATTCATGAGGGAGACTATCTTTCTATTGATGGCAGCACAGGTGCTGTTTATCTGGGAGAACTCGCCATGACCTCCGTAACAGTTGACGACACTTATACAACCTTTATGAGCTGGGTCGATGAGGCGCGTGATATGTTGGTCAGAACCAATGCTGACAATCCTCGTGACGCCCAAAAAGGGATTGACTTTGGCGCAGAAGGTATAGGCTTGTGTCGGACAGAACACATGTTCTTTGAGGAAGACAGGATTCCAGCTGTTCGTGAAATGATTTTAGCGGACGGCTTAGATGATCGTCTCAAGGCCTTGGACAAGCTCCTGCCTTTCCAACGTCAGGATTTTTATGAGATTTTTAAAGTATTGAATGGCAGAGCCTGCACCATTCGTCTCTTAGACCCACCATTACATGAATTTCTGCCGCATGAGGAAAAAGCGATTAAGGATTTGGCAGAGCAGCTGGGTTATCCCCTAGATTACCTTCACAAACGCATTGCTGACTTGGAAGAATTTAACCCTATGTTGGGACACCGTGGTTGTCGTTTAGCCATTACTTACCCAGAAATTTATCAAATGCAGGTCAAAGCCATTGCTCAAGGTGCTATCAAGGCCTTGCAAGAAGGGTATGAAGTGAGACCCGAAATTATGGTTCCTCTGATTAGTAGTGCCAAGGAACTGGCTATGTTACGTCCCCTCATTGAGCAAACCATGCAAGAAGAATTGACAGCCCTAGATCAAGAGTTGGCTTACACCATTGGGACGATGATTGAAATTCCAAGAGCCTGTGTGACAGCTGATGACATCGCTCAGTATGCTGATTTCTTTAGTTTTGGCACAAATGACCTAACACAAATGGGCTTTGGTTTTTCCCGAGACGATGCTGGAAAATTCTTGGGGGAATACGTTGACAGGGGAATTTTTGATAAGGATCCATTCCAGACCTTTGATCAGAAAGGAATTGGTCGTCTCTTTAGCACCGCAGTTGCATTAGGTCGTTCGGCTAAGCCTGAGTTGAAACTTGGTATTTGTGGGGAACATGGTGGCGACCCAGCTGCCATTGCCTTTTGCCACAGTCAAGGTCTAACCTACGTTTCTTGTTCGCCATTTAGAGTGCCGCTTGCTCGCTTAGCGGCTGCTCAGGCGGCTATCAAAGCTTCAAGCTACAGTTTTACCCAAGACAAATAG
- the gatC gene encoding Asp-tRNA(Asn)/Glu-tRNA(Gln) amidotransferase subunit GatC, with the protein MKISEEEVRHVAKLSKLSFSESETRAFATTLSKIVDMVELLNEVDTEGVAITTTMADKKNVMRQDVAEEGTDRALLFKNVPEKENHFIKVPAILDDGGDA; encoded by the coding sequence ATGAAAATTTCTGAAGAAGAAGTTCGCCATGTCGCGAAACTATCAAAATTATCATTTTCAGAAAGTGAGACAAGAGCCTTTGCAACGACCTTATCTAAAATCGTTGACATGGTTGAATTGCTGAACGAAGTTGATACCGAAGGTGTTGCCATTACAACAACCATGGCAGATAAGAAAAATGTGATGCGTCAAGATGTCGCCGAAGAAGGAACAGACCGTGCCTTGCTCTTTAAAAATGTTCCTGAAAAAGAAAATCACTTTATCAAGGTACCTGCTATTTTGGATGACGGAGGAGATGCCTAA
- the gatA gene encoding Asp-tRNA(Asn)/Glu-tRNA(Gln) amidotransferase subunit GatA, whose protein sequence is MSFNHKTIEELHDLLVAKEISATELTQATLADIKSREEAVGSFITVSEEAALEQAAAIDAKGIDAENLMSGIPLAVKDNISTKGILTTAASKMLYNYEPIFDATSVANAYAKDMIVIGKTNMDEFAMGGSTETSYFKKTKNAWDHTKVPGGSSGGSATAVASGQVRLSLGSDTGGSIRQPAAFNGVVGLKPTYGTVSRYGLIAFGSSLDQIGPFAPTVKENAQLLNVIASSDVKDATSAPVRIADYTSKIGRDIKGMKIALPKEYLGEGIDPEIKETVLAAAKQFEALGATVEEVSLPHSKYGVAVYYIIASSEASSNLQRFDGIRYGFRADDAKTLDEIYVNTRSQGFGDEVKRRIMLGTFSLSSGYYDAYFKKAGQVRTLIIQDFDKVFADYDLILGPTTPTVAFGLDTLNDDPVAMYLADLLTIPVNLAGLPGISIPAGFVDGLPVGLQLIGPKYAEETIYQAAAAFEAVTDYHKQQPIIFGGDK, encoded by the coding sequence ATGTCTTTTAATCATAAAACCATTGAAGAGTTGCATGACCTCCTTGTGGCTAAGGAGATTTCAGCAACAGAATTGACCCAAGCAACGCTTGCAGACATCAAGTCTCGTGAGGAGGCTGTTGGGTCATTTATCACTGTTTCAGAGGAAGCTGCTCTTGAACAAGCTGCGGCAATTGATGCCAAAGGTATTGATGCTGAGAACCTCATGTCAGGTATTCCACTAGCTGTTAAAGATAATATCTCAACCAAGGGAATCCTAACCACAGCCGCTTCAAAAATGTTGTATAACTATGAGCCGATTTTTGATGCCACATCAGTAGCTAATGCCTACGCTAAAGACATGATTGTCATCGGGAAAACCAACATGGACGAATTTGCCATGGGTGGTTCAACCGAAACGTCATATTTCAAGAAAACGAAAAATGCTTGGGACCACACAAAAGTACCTGGTGGCTCATCAGGTGGCTCAGCAACAGCAGTGGCTTCAGGACAAGTTCGTTTGTCTCTTGGTTCAGATACCGGTGGTTCTATTCGGCAGCCAGCTGCCTTTAATGGTGTTGTCGGTTTGAAACCGACCTATGGTACTGTTTCTCGCTATGGTTTGATTGCTTTTGGCAGCTCACTTGATCAGATTGGACCTTTTGCTCCGACAGTTAAAGAGAACGCCCAATTATTAAATGTGATTGCAAGTAGCGATGTCAAGGATGCTACTTCAGCACCTGTCCGCATTGCAGACTACACGTCTAAAATTGGTCGTGACATTAAAGGCATGAAGATTGCCCTTCCTAAAGAATACCTCGGAGAAGGGATTGATCCTGAGATTAAGGAAACGGTTCTTGCGGCCGCTAAACAATTTGAAGCCTTAGGAGCTACTGTTGAGGAAGTTAGCCTTCCACATAGCAAGTATGGTGTGGCGGTGTATTATATTATTGCGTCGTCAGAAGCGTCCTCAAACTTACAACGTTTTGATGGCATTCGCTATGGTTTCCGTGCTGACGATGCTAAAACCTTGGACGAAATCTATGTTAACACTCGTAGTCAAGGCTTTGGTGATGAGGTTAAACGTCGTATCATGCTTGGAACTTTTAGCTTATCATCGGGTTATTATGACGCTTATTTTAAAAAGGCTGGACAAGTGCGTACCTTGATTATCCAAGATTTTGACAAGGTTTTTGCGGACTATGATCTTATTTTAGGTCCAACAACACCGACGGTTGCCTTTGGACTAGATACCCTCAATGACGATCCTGTTGCCATGTATTTGGCTGATTTATTGACCATTCCGGTTAACTTGGCTGGTCTACCCGGGATTTCTATCCCAGCAGGTTTCGTCGATGGCTTGCCAGTAGGGCTTCAATTGATTGGTCCGAAATACGCCGAAGAAACCATCTATCAAGCAGCCGCAGCCTTTGAAGCGGTAACAGATTATCATAAGCAACAACCGATTATTTTTGGAGGTGACAAGTAA
- the gatB gene encoding Asp-tRNA(Asn)/Glu-tRNA(Gln) amidotransferase subunit GatB, producing the protein MNFETIIGLEVHVELNTNSKIFSPSSAHFGEDPNANTNVVDWSFPGVLPVMNKGVIDAGIKAALALNMDIHKEMHFDRKNYFYPDNPKAYQISQFDEPIGYNGWIEIKLEDGSTKKIRIERAHLEEDAGKNTHGTDGYSYVDLNRQGVPLIEIVSEADMRSPEEAYAYLTALKEIIQYTGISDVKMEEGSMRVDANISLRPYGQEQFGTKTELKNLNSFSNVRKGLEFEVERQAKILRSGGVIRQETRRYDEANKGTILMRVKEGAADYRYFPEPDLPLYEIDDAWIDEMRAQLPQFPAQRRAKYEEELGLSAYDASQLTATKALSDFFEAAVALGGDAKQVSNWLQGEVAQFLNAESKTIEEIGLTPDNLVEMIGIIADGTISSKIAKKVFVHLAKNGGSARAYVEKAGLVQISDPAVLVPIIHQVFADNEAAVADFKSGKRNADKAFTGFLMKATKGQANPQVAQQLLAQELQKLLD; encoded by the coding sequence ATGAATTTTGAAACCATTATTGGGCTTGAAGTCCATGTGGAATTAAATACCAATTCCAAAATTTTCTCACCTTCGTCAGCTCACTTTGGTGAGGATCCAAATGCCAACACGAATGTAGTTGATTGGTCTTTCCCGGGAGTTTTGCCAGTCATGAACAAAGGGGTTATTGATGCGGGCATAAAAGCGGCGCTTGCCCTCAATATGGATATCCATAAAGAGATGCATTTCGACCGCAAAAATTATTTCTACCCAGATAATCCTAAAGCTTATCAAATTTCACAGTTTGACGAGCCGATTGGCTACAACGGCTGGATTGAGATTAAATTAGAAGATGGCTCAACCAAGAAAATTCGTATTGAACGCGCACACTTAGAAGAAGACGCTGGTAAAAATACTCATGGCACAGATGGTTATTCTTATGTGGACCTTAACCGCCAAGGAGTTCCTCTGATTGAGATTGTGTCAGAAGCAGACATGCGTTCCCCAGAAGAAGCTTATGCTTATTTGACAGCTCTGAAAGAAATCATCCAGTACACGGGTATTTCTGATGTCAAGATGGAAGAAGGCTCCATGCGGGTGGATGCCAATATTTCCCTTCGTCCTTACGGGCAAGAACAATTTGGAACAAAGACCGAATTGAAAAACTTGAACTCCTTCTCAAATGTCCGCAAAGGGCTCGAATTTGAGGTGGAACGTCAAGCCAAAATCTTGCGTTCAGGTGGGGTGATTCGCCAAGAAACGCGCCGCTATGACGAAGCAAATAAGGGGACTATTTTGATGCGGGTCAAAGAAGGAGCAGCGGATTACCGGTATTTCCCAGAACCAGACCTACCATTATATGAGATTGATGATGCTTGGATTGACGAGATGCGTGCCCAATTACCACAATTTCCAGCTCAGCGTCGTGCAAAATATGAAGAGGAACTTGGTCTCTCAGCTTATGATGCTAGCCAGCTAACCGCTACCAAAGCCTTGTCAGACTTCTTTGAAGCTGCAGTGGCTCTTGGAGGCGATGCTAAGCAAGTCTCTAATTGGCTACAAGGAGAAGTTGCCCAATTTCTTAATGCTGAAAGCAAAACCATCGAAGAAATTGGCTTGACGCCTGACAACTTAGTGGAAATGATTGGCATCATTGCTGATGGCACTATTTCTTCTAAAATCGCTAAGAAAGTCTTTGTACATTTGGCTAAAAACGGCGGTTCAGCTCGCGCTTACGTGGAAAAGGCAGGGCTTGTTCAGATTTCTGATCCAGCTGTTCTGGTACCAATTATTCACCAAGTCTTTGCTGATAATGAAGCTGCAGTGGCTGATTTCAAATCAGGTAAACGCAATGCCGACAAGGCTTTCACAGGCTTCTTGATGAAGGCAACCAAAGGTCAAGCAAATCCACAAGTCGCTCAACAATTATTGGCGCAAGAATTGCAAAAACTATTAGATTAG
- a CDS encoding DMT family transporter: MSKTLKGSLMVLLAGVAWGISGVSGQYLMGHGMDVHLLTSLRLIISGLILSALACWRQKEQVVALITSQKQLRELLIYSLLGLGLNQYAYLLAIRYSNAGTATVLQYLSPILVLVFVSLKAKRLPSLSETLAIILAIVGTAIMAFHGDLAHLAISPIGLFWGIFSALTYAYCVIKPVKLIEEWGSLLVIGLAMLMGGIVFPVVTRAWRYPLVLTVGNLIALVGIIGVGTLFAYTFFLKGASLIGPVKASLLASIEPVASVFFAIVLLKEFFYAIDLLGMVLILVAVLLISFRDLLIYQKEKRLMKAAVRQNIKRKKGCDLLR; encoded by the coding sequence ATGTCAAAAACGCTTAAAGGAAGTCTAATGGTTCTATTGGCAGGAGTGGCTTGGGGAATTTCAGGTGTTTCTGGTCAATATTTAATGGGACATGGCATGGACGTTCATTTATTGACCTCCCTTCGCCTGATCATATCTGGTCTGATTTTATCGGCTCTAGCTTGTTGGCGTCAAAAAGAACAGGTTGTAGCACTTATTACTTCTCAAAAACAGTTAAGAGAACTTTTGATTTATAGCTTACTTGGTCTGGGACTTAACCAATACGCCTACCTTTTGGCAATACGCTACTCCAATGCTGGTACAGCCACCGTTTTACAGTACTTATCTCCCATTTTGGTATTGGTTTTTGTTTCTTTGAAGGCTAAACGTCTGCCCAGTCTATCCGAAACGCTGGCTATTATACTGGCTATCGTAGGTACTGCTATTATGGCCTTTCATGGGGATTTAGCTCATTTGGCCATTAGTCCGATAGGATTGTTTTGGGGTATTTTTTCGGCCCTCACTTATGCCTATTGCGTCATTAAGCCGGTTAAATTAATTGAGGAGTGGGGAAGTTTGCTGGTCATTGGACTGGCTATGCTAATGGGGGGGATCGTCTTTCCAGTAGTGACCAGAGCCTGGAGATACCCTCTAGTTTTAACAGTCGGCAACTTGATTGCTCTAGTCGGTATTATTGGGGTAGGAACCCTTTTTGCCTATACTTTTTTTCTCAAAGGTGCTTCTCTCATTGGGCCTGTTAAGGCAAGCCTGCTAGCATCTATTGAGCCAGTGGCCTCTGTTTTCTTTGCCATTGTGCTCCTGAAAGAGTTTTTTTACGCCATTGATCTTTTAGGAATGGTTTTGATTTTAGTGGCTGTTTTGCTGATTTCTTTTAGAGATTTGCTGATTTACCAAAAAGAAAAACGGTTGATGAAAGCAGCTGTGAGACAGAACATCAAGCGTAAGAAGGGTTGCGATTTATTAAGGTAG
- a CDS encoding GlsB/YeaQ/YmgE family stress response membrane protein: protein MIWSLIVGAIIGMIAGKITEKGQSMGCFTNSVAGLIGSAVGQRLFGDWGIQLAGMAIFPSIMGAAIVIVLASAIFGNK from the coding sequence ATGATTTGGTCTTTAATAGTAGGTGCTATCATCGGCATGATTGCAGGTAAAATCACCGAAAAAGGGCAGTCTATGGGCTGTTTTACTAATAGTGTTGCCGGCCTTATTGGGTCGGCCGTTGGTCAAAGGCTTTTTGGGGATTGGGGCATTCAGTTGGCAGGCATGGCTATTTTCCCCTCCATCATGGGAGCAGCCATTGTGATTGTTCTTGCGTCAGCTATTTTTGGTAACAAATGA
- a CDS encoding KxYKxGKxW signal peptide domain-containing protein: MNQSKGKFRTWKSKKQWLFAGGVVTSGLLLSALVSALFLGSGAGPRQVKDPDNRQVALSGDNGGSQRPGLSGDNGGSQRPGLSGDNGGRLPGLSGDNGGRLPGLSGDNGGSQRPGLSGDNGGRLSGLSGDNGGSQRPGLSGDNGGRLSGLSGDNGGRLSGLSGDNGGRLPGLSGDNGGSQRPGLSGDNGGRLLGLSGDNGGSQRPGLSGDNGGRLPGLSGDNGGRLPGLSGDNGGRLSGEEG, from the coding sequence ATGAACCAATCAAAAGGGAAATTCAGAACATGGAAATCCAAAAAGCAATGGCTATTTGCGGGTGGAGTAGTGACGAGTGGCTTACTGCTCTCTGCACTGGTCTCAGCCCTTTTTTTAGGCTCAGGTGCTGGGCCTCGGCAAGTTAAAGATCCAGATAATCGCCAAGTAGCCTTGAGCGGAGATAATGGCGGTTCTCAACGTCCAGGTCTAAGCGGAGATAATGGCGGTTCTCAACGTCCAGGTCTAAGCGGAGATAACGGCGGCCGACTTCCAGGTCTAAGCGGAGATAACGGAGGCCGACTTCCAGGTCTAAGCGGAGATAACGGCGGTTCTCAACGTCCAGGTCTAAGCGGAGATAACGGAGGCCGACTTTCAGGTCTAAGCGGAGATAACGGCGGTTCTCAACGTCCAGGTCTAAGCGGAGATAATGGAGGCCGACTTTCAGGTCTAAGCGGAGATAATGGAGGCCGACTTTCAGGTCTAAGCGGAGATAACGGAGGCCGACTTCCAGGTCTAAGCGGAGATAACGGCGGTTCTCAACGTCCAGGTCTAAGCGGAGATAATGGAGGCCGACTTCTAGGTCTAAGCGGAGATAATGGCGGTTCTCAACGTCCAGGTCTAAGCGGAGATAATGGCGGCCGACTTCCAGGTCTAAGCGGAGATAACGGCGGCCGACTTCCAGGTCTAAGCGGAGATAACGGAGGCCGACTTTCAGGCGAAGAAGGGTGA
- a CDS encoding histidine phosphatase family protein has product MTKTRLYIARHGKTMFNTIGRAQGWSDTPLTKKGEEGIRELGLGLKDAGVPFKAAFSSDSGRTMQTMDIILRESENEFLPYTRDKRIREWCFGSLDGAYDSELFLGVLPRTKVFENRDNLRDVPYSELAESIVEVDTANWAEPWEVLRKRIWDGFEAIALSIQNAGGGNALVVSHGMTIGTFMWLIDPDREKQYIDNGSVTVVEFEDGEFTIKTIGDMSYRYRGREIIEAMSNET; this is encoded by the coding sequence ATGACAAAAACAAGACTGTATATTGCTAGACACGGCAAAACCATGTTTAACACCATTGGTCGTGCTCAAGGTTGGAGTGATACACCTCTTACGAAAAAAGGAGAAGAGGGTATCCGAGAATTAGGCTTGGGACTGAAAGATGCTGGTGTTCCTTTTAAAGCCGCTTTTTCAAGTGATTCAGGGCGAACCATGCAAACCATGGACATTATTTTGAGAGAATCGGAAAACGAATTTCTCCCTTACACACGCGATAAACGCATTCGTGAGTGGTGCTTTGGTAGCCTTGATGGGGCTTATGATTCAGAGTTATTCTTAGGTGTTCTTCCAAGAACAAAAGTCTTTGAAAACCGTGACAACTTGCGTGATGTCCCTTATTCTGAATTAGCAGAAAGCATCGTAGAAGTTGATACGGCTAACTGGGCAGAACCATGGGAAGTCCTCCGCAAACGTATTTGGGACGGTTTTGAAGCTATCGCCCTATCTATTCAAAATGCTGGTGGTGGCAACGCCCTTGTGGTGAGTCATGGCATGACGATTGGTACTTTTATGTGGCTAATCGATCCAGATCGTGAAAAACAATATATTGATAATGGTAGTGTTACGGTTGTCGAATTTGAAGATGGGGAATTTACCATTAAAACTATTGGAGACATGAGTTACCGTTACCGTGGTCGTGAAATAATAGAAGCAATGTCAAATGAAACATAA